DNA sequence from the Salifodinibacter halophilus genome:
GTGAGCGGCGGCAGCACGTGGTAAGCACGGAATAGCCACGACGAGCCATCAATCAGGATAAGCGGCTGTTTCGAATTCGTATCGGCCATGCTCAACGCTCGGGTAGAAGTCGTTTTTCACCGCGCATTAGGTCGGCAACCGACTCGCGCGCGCGGACTTCGATCATATCTCCATCAGCCAGCATGACTTCCGGTGCCCGCGGCCGTGTGTTGTAGTTCGAGGCCATGGCCGAACCGTAAGCGCCGGCCGAATACACGACCAGCAAATCACCCTCTGCCAGCGTGAGTTCGCGCTCGTTGGCCAGACAGTCGCCGGTCTCGCAGATGGGGCCGACCACGTCCCAAATGCGCGTTACGGCGCCATCGCCAGCCGCGCCGACACGCTCGACGGCATGCGCGGCATCGTAGAGTGCCGGGCGAATCAGGTCGTTGATGGCTGCATCGACCACTGCAAACGAGCGCGCGTCGGTAGCCACCGCCGGTTTGAGTGTGTCGACACGGGTCAGAAGCACACCCGCATCGGCCGCGATTACGCGTCCCGGCTCGAATATCAGCCGCAGATCGCGATCCCCCACGGCCTTGCATACCGCCGCCACATAGTCGGCGATCGACGGTGGGTTGTCGGCCTGATAGTCAACACCAAGCCCGCCGCCAATATCCAGATGGTCGATGTCGATACCCTCAGCCGCCAAGCGGTCGATCAATGCGACCACACGTTCTGCAGCATCGCTAAACGGCGCCAGATCGGTCAGTTGAGAGCCGATGTGGCAATCAACGCCGACGATTTCGATACCGTCCATGCCCGCAGCGCGCTGGTAGAGCGTGGCGGCGGACTCGACATCGACACCGAATTTGTTCTCGCTCAGTCCCGTCGCAATAAACGGGTGAGTGCGGGCGTCGACATCCGGGTTAACGCGTATCGAGATCGGAGCGCTTTGGCTGCGCCGGGTCGCCAGCGTATTCAGGCGCTCCAACTCCGATTCGGATTCGATGTTGAAACAGCCCACACCCACGTCCAGCGCGCGCTCGAGTTCGTCGCGTCGTTTGCCGACACCGGAGAAAACGATGTCTTCCGGCGCGCCACCCGCCGTGATAACGCGTTCCAGCTCACCGACCGAGACGATGTCGAAGCCACTGCCGAGATCAGCCAGTACGCCCAACACGCCGATGTTCGGATTGGCTTTGACTGCAAAACACACGCGCGCGTCGACACCTTCGAGCGCACGCTCGAAGGCTTGGTATCGCGCCCGCAAGGCCGTTTGGCTATAGACGTAGCACGGTGTATCGAACGCGTCGGCGACCGCCGCCAGGGCCACACCGTCCGCGCAGTGCTCGGGAAATGCGCCCACAGCCATCAACCGCCGGAACCGCCGGCCGTATCGCTTGTCGCCCCGGACTCGGATGAATCGGACGACTCCGGAACCGATTGTTTGTTACCGCTGGTTTGGCTCTGCTGATCTTGTTGACCACTAGAGCTGCGCGGTTGATACAACGGACCTTTCTGGCCGCAGCCGGCTAGCACCGATCCGGCCAGTAGTGCAGCAATCATGAGGAGGGCGCTTTGTCGCCAGCGTCGACACATGCCTTGATGGGGCGTCAAAAAACCGGACGCGAATATAACACCGCCGCGCGCCACACGCGCCTTGCATGCTACGCCACCGCTGTCCAGACTATACGTCGAAAGTCGCATAAACACAGGTATGTCGGACCCAATCGTTATTCAACCGCCCGCAGCCGCCAACGCTAGCGTTATCTGGCTGCATGGATTGGGCGCCAGCGCTGACGACTTCGTCGGCCTAGCCGATGAGCTCGCGCTCGG
Encoded proteins:
- the lysA gene encoding diaminopimelate decarboxylase; amino-acid sequence: MAVGAFPEHCADGVALAAVADAFDTPCYVYSQTALRARYQAFERALEGVDARVCFAVKANPNIGVLGVLADLGSGFDIVSVGELERVITAGGAPEDIVFSGVGKRRDELERALDVGVGCFNIESESELERLNTLATRRSQSAPISIRVNPDVDARTHPFIATGLSENKFGVDVESAATLYQRAAGMDGIEIVGVDCHIGSQLTDLAPFSDAAERVVALIDRLAAEGIDIDHLDIGGGLGVDYQADNPPSIADYVAAVCKAVGDRDLRLIFEPGRVIAADAGVLLTRVDTLKPAVATDARSFAVVDAAINDLIRPALYDAAHAVERVGAAGDGAVTRIWDVVGPICETGDCLANERELTLAEGDLLVVYSAGAYGSAMASNYNTRPRAPEVMLADGDMIEVRARESVADLMRGEKRLLPER
- a CDS encoding lipoprotein; translation: MRLSTYSLDSGGVACKARVARGGVIFASGFLTPHQGMCRRWRQSALLMIAALLAGSVLAGCGQKGPLYQPRSSSGQQDQQSQTSGNKQSVPESSDSSESGATSDTAGGSGG